In one window of Fibrobacter sp. UWH6 DNA:
- a CDS encoding site-specific integrase yields the protein MQNGDRITLSARPLRTGGKSLYLDYRVDGKRIRENLQIFLVPEKTAADKVKNQEAWRLGKALRDKRESELNMAEAGIKLPPRPQRTLFADYFPKVLKEYKNPRTKFNMQDCARKVIAYRPNVLVAGIDREFMQGFINHLHEELGLQQNSIAIASSQLKTYVHKAVLEGIIPQMPDFSGLSPRFLTTMLDYLSLEQLKALIDTPCSVPRIKNAFLFSCFTGIRFSDIKRLCPEMIEDNQVVLRQYKTSIPVRVPISKNAKKYLPKTPEKNNLYFPLGSNNSVNEVLKRWSQKALGKDITFHLGRHTFATLALSHGADLFTVSKILGHTDVKTTQVYVKVLDEGKKKAVESIPEL from the coding sequence ATGCAAAACGGCGATAGAATCACACTATCTGCCCGTCCATTAAGGACTGGCGGCAAGTCTCTGTACCTTGATTACCGAGTAGACGGAAAACGCATAAGAGAGAACCTTCAGATTTTCTTGGTCCCCGAAAAAACCGCGGCAGACAAGGTCAAAAACCAAGAAGCCTGGCGACTGGGAAAGGCCCTTCGAGACAAGCGAGAATCCGAATTGAACATGGCGGAAGCAGGGATCAAACTTCCTCCCCGTCCTCAAAGAACATTATTCGCCGATTACTTCCCCAAAGTATTAAAAGAATACAAGAATCCACGCACCAAGTTCAATATGCAGGACTGTGCACGAAAGGTTATCGCCTATCGTCCAAACGTTCTCGTCGCGGGAATTGACAGAGAATTCATGCAGGGTTTCATCAATCATCTCCACGAAGAATTAGGACTACAGCAGAATTCTATTGCCATAGCCAGTTCTCAACTAAAAACCTACGTACATAAAGCCGTTTTAGAAGGAATCATCCCCCAAATGCCCGATTTTTCGGGTCTTTCACCCAGATTTCTTACAACGATGCTGGATTACCTCTCCCTAGAGCAGCTAAAAGCGCTAATAGACACCCCCTGCTCCGTACCGAGAATAAAGAACGCCTTCCTGTTCTCCTGCTTCACAGGGATCAGATTTTCGGACATCAAACGCCTATGTCCGGAAATGATTGAAGACAACCAAGTTGTCTTACGACAATACAAGACCAGTATCCCCGTCCGCGTCCCAATAAGCAAAAACGCAAAGAAATACCTCCCCAAAACCCCAGAGAAAAATAACCTCTATTTCCCACTAGGATCCAACAATTCGGTAAATGAAGTCCTAAAACGCTGGAGTCAAAAGGCATTGGGAAAAGACATTACCTTCCACCTAGGACGTCATACATTCGCAACCCTAGCCCTAAGCCACGGAGCGGATTTATTCACGGTCAGTAAAATTCTAGGACACACCGATGTCAAAACAACCCAGGTTTACGTCAAAGTTCTTGACGAGGGTAAGAAAAAAGCCGTGGAAAGTATTCCTGAACTTTAA
- a CDS encoding DUF2334 domain-containing protein has product MAAKKFLLCFHDFSVWNYQTVMPILEDLKEFVGAPFSVLVIPDTENAEEPATAGFKAALAQLKDEGFELALHGFKHKAEFSQGRSYAGLAAMSMTNREAEFAGLSEFESSRLLQQGLAAWNNLFETASGTPTKPIAFVPPTWWSNKYLHLQVRGEGMLYEDRFSLTNKKGKRYASPVASFAGIPDFAVNPMFNLGEFFTKIPAGILRIALHPTDFPTHQARIKHLIRAALGNGRVLTRYENL; this is encoded by the coding sequence ATGGCCGCAAAAAAATTTCTTCTGTGCTTTCACGATTTTAGCGTCTGGAACTACCAGACCGTCATGCCGATTCTAGAAGACTTAAAGGAATTCGTCGGCGCCCCATTCAGCGTACTGGTCATTCCCGACACCGAAAACGCAGAAGAGCCCGCAACCGCAGGCTTCAAGGCAGCACTCGCCCAACTAAAAGACGAAGGCTTCGAGCTTGCCCTCCACGGCTTTAAGCATAAGGCCGAATTCAGCCAGGGCAGAAGCTACGCCGGTCTTGCCGCCATGTCCATGACCAACCGCGAGGCGGAATTTGCCGGTCTGAGCGAATTTGAATCCAGCAGACTTCTGCAACAAGGCCTCGCCGCATGGAACAATCTATTTGAAACCGCGTCGGGCACCCCGACCAAACCGATCGCTTTCGTGCCGCCCACCTGGTGGAGCAACAAGTACCTACACCTGCAGGTCCGCGGCGAAGGCATGCTCTACGAAGACCGATTCTCCTTGACCAACAAGAAGGGCAAGCGCTACGCCTCCCCCGTGGCAAGCTTTGCAGGCATCCCCGACTTTGCCGTAAACCCCATGTTCAACCTAGGCGAATTTTTCACAAAGATTCCCGCCGGAATTTTGCGAATTGCGTTGCACCCCACAGACTTCCCAACTCACCAAGCCCGTATAAAGCACTTGATCCGAGCCGCTCTAGGAAATGGACGGGTTTTAACGCGATACGAGAACCTCTAA
- a CDS encoding undecaprenyl-diphosphate phosphatase, whose protein sequence is MIESIILGLLQGLAEFLPISSSGHLVLGKELLGMEEAGMFFDIMLHAGTLLSIFVVFRKKIVDMIVGCIRRDKTQLKEVGYIVLASIPTAIIGIGFKKPLESLFENPRAVCCALLVTATLLFVSQWGKTGSKHPECEGVQMNWWRALVTGVVQGIACIPGISRSGSTISGMIFLGVNRKYAGEFSFLMSIPAVGGAALLDVIKWVKCQDPETVARYAIEKPEKALACADASGFTPELLVGMIVAFIFGIIALKWLMAFVQKGKFHYFSYYLWAAGILGLIFIK, encoded by the coding sequence ATGATTGAATCTATCATTTTAGGTCTGTTGCAGGGCCTCGCAGAATTTCTCCCTATCTCTAGTTCGGGTCACCTGGTTCTCGGCAAGGAATTGCTGGGCATGGAAGAAGCGGGCATGTTCTTTGACATCATGCTTCACGCAGGAACTCTCCTTTCCATTTTCGTTGTGTTCCGCAAGAAGATTGTGGACATGATCGTAGGTTGCATCCGCCGCGACAAGACTCAGTTGAAGGAAGTGGGCTACATCGTGCTGGCCTCCATTCCCACAGCCATTATCGGCATCGGTTTCAAGAAGCCTCTGGAAAGCCTGTTTGAAAATCCCCGCGCCGTTTGCTGCGCCTTGCTGGTGACAGCTACCTTGCTGTTCGTTTCCCAGTGGGGTAAGACCGGCAGTAAGCATCCGGAATGCGAAGGAGTCCAGATGAACTGGTGGCGCGCTCTGGTGACCGGCGTGGTTCAGGGAATCGCCTGCATCCCGGGTATCAGCCGTAGCGGTTCTACCATCAGCGGCATGATTTTCCTGGGTGTCAACCGCAAGTATGCCGGCGAGTTCAGCTTCCTCATGAGCATCCCCGCCGTGGGTGGCGCAGCCCTCCTGGATGTGATCAAGTGGGTGAAGTGCCAGGATCCCGAAACCGTAGCACGCTATGCTATCGAAAAGCCCGAAAAGGCCTTGGCCTGCGCCGATGCCAGCGGCTTTACTCCGGAACTTCTGGTGGGCATGATTGTTGCCTTCATCTTCGGCATTATCGCCCTGAAGTGGCTCATGGCTTTTGTACAGAAGGGTAAGTTCCACTACTTCAGCTACTACCTGTGGGCTGCCGGTATCTTGGGATTGATTTTTATTAAGTAG
- the htpG gene encoding molecular chaperone HtpG: MATEKMEFQTEVRDMLNLMINSLYSNKEIFLRELVSNAADALDKRRFLSLSDASLLPNGTQLRIDIDVNKEQKKLTITDNGIGMNKEDLINCLGTIARSGTKNFIKNLKDSDKSSVDLIGQFGVGFYSIFMVAKKVEVLTLKAGETQGYLWSSEGTGEFEISECPRNEVGTKITLYLKDDEDAEDFTSEWKIKDIVKKYSGFVNYGIYFHPEATKNDKGEIEVKEEERLNDKTALWRQSEKEVKEEEYKEFYKVIGHDGGEPACWSHSHAEGSLEFWSLVYIPSKAPYNIWQNDALHGLKLYVKKTFIMDDCKDLLPPWLRFVRGVVESEDLPLNVSREILQSNKIVTNIRKHVIKKVLDALQNMADKEADKYTAWWKELGMVLKEGFYMNWEHLDELKKLLRFESTKTEEGKLVSLQEYVDRMPEGQKEIYYLIGDKNAVKSNPMLEAFKAKGYEVLLMSDGIDEFMMSSLMEFGDKKFHDVSRGDVDFEKTEDEKKAEEANKGIFKGLCENLQKVLDEDIKEVRVSSRLKDSPCCLVTSDDAMSAQMERMMKAMGQANVPKSKRILEINPTHPICEMLKAKAEAGSDLGDWPKALYGQALLAEGSPLPNPAEYVAAITKLLTAAAK; encoded by the coding sequence ATGGCAACTGAAAAAATGGAGTTCCAAACTGAAGTTCGCGACATGCTGAACTTGATGATCAATTCCCTTTACAGCAACAAGGAAATCTTCCTTCGTGAACTGGTTTCCAACGCTGCAGACGCACTGGACAAGCGCCGCTTCCTGTCCCTCTCCGATGCAAGCCTTTTGCCCAATGGTACCCAGCTCCGCATCGATATTGATGTAAACAAGGAGCAGAAGAAGCTGACCATTACCGATAACGGTATCGGCATGAACAAGGAAGACTTGATCAACTGCCTGGGCACCATCGCCCGTTCCGGCACCAAGAACTTCATCAAGAACCTGAAGGATTCCGATAAGTCCAGCGTGGATCTCATCGGTCAGTTCGGTGTGGGCTTCTACTCCATCTTCATGGTGGCCAAGAAGGTTGAAGTGCTGACCCTCAAGGCTGGCGAAACTCAGGGTTACCTGTGGAGCTCCGAAGGTACCGGCGAATTTGAAATTTCCGAATGCCCCCGTAACGAAGTGGGTACCAAGATTACCTTGTACCTGAAGGACGACGAAGACGCTGAAGACTTCACCAGCGAATGGAAGATCAAGGACATCGTCAAGAAGTACAGCGGCTTTGTGAACTACGGTATTTACTTCCACCCGGAAGCAACCAAGAACGACAAGGGCGAAATTGAAGTCAAGGAAGAAGAACGTCTTAATGACAAGACTGCTCTCTGGCGTCAGTCCGAAAAGGAAGTGAAGGAAGAAGAATACAAGGAATTCTACAAGGTCATCGGTCACGATGGTGGCGAACCCGCTTGCTGGAGCCACAGCCACGCCGAAGGTTCCCTGGAATTCTGGAGCTTGGTGTACATTCCGTCTAAGGCTCCCTACAACATTTGGCAGAACGATGCTCTCCATGGTCTGAAGCTCTATGTGAAGAAGACGTTCATCATGGACGACTGCAAGGACCTCTTGCCGCCTTGGCTCCGCTTTGTCCGCGGCGTGGTGGAATCCGAGGACTTGCCGCTGAACGTGAGCCGCGAAATTTTGCAGTCCAACAAGATTGTCACCAACATCCGTAAGCATGTGATCAAGAAGGTTCTTGACGCTCTGCAGAACATGGCCGACAAGGAAGCCGATAAGTACACTGCCTGGTGGAAGGAACTGGGCATGGTGCTGAAGGAAGGCTTCTACATGAACTGGGAACATCTTGATGAACTGAAGAAGCTGCTCCGCTTTGAAAGCACCAAGACCGAAGAAGGCAAGCTTGTTAGCCTCCAGGAATATGTGGACCGCATGCCGGAAGGCCAGAAGGAAATCTACTACCTCATTGGCGACAAGAACGCCGTGAAGTCTAACCCCATGCTGGAGGCTTTCAAGGCCAAGGGCTACGAAGTGCTTCTCATGAGCGATGGCATTGATGAATTCATGATGTCTTCTCTGATGGAATTCGGCGACAAGAAGTTCCACGACGTTTCCCGCGGTGATGTGGACTTCGAAAAAACTGAAGACGAAAAGAAGGCTGAAGAAGCCAACAAGGGTATTTTCAAGGGCCTCTGCGAAAACCTCCAGAAGGTTCTGGACGAAGACATCAAGGAAGTCCGTGTGTCTAGCCGTCTGAAGGACAGCCCCTGCTGCCTCGTCACCAGCGACGATGCCATGAGCGCCCAGATGGAACGCATGATGAAGGCCATGGGCCAGGCCAACGTGCCTAAGTCCAAGCGTATCCTGGAAATCAACCCGACGCACCCCATCTGCGAAATGCTGAAGGCTAAGGCTGAAGCTGGTTCCGATCTGGGTGATTGGCCCAAGGCTCTCTACGGTCAGGCTCTCTTGGCTGAAGGTAGCCCGCTGCCTAACCCGGCAGAGTATGTAGCAGCAATTACAAAGCTGCTGACTGCTGCTGCTAAATAA
- a CDS encoding M23 family metallopeptidase, which produces MNKVRLTTNNFLRGALVLAAALLPIHAFAEECNEETMDAFAYEDCVKEQQGISVNNEDFSSTAALKAEKEEREAAANKVEPKYNPFGRDAYLTSSFGENRGTRYHAGLDYSTQMEEGWPIYAPEDGVVKELKVSPFGYGKAMYFQGRSGKTWVFAHQSSFGVLDDLVSKQQYATKKNDVTVRPGTAYKKGDVLTYSGSTGIGNPHLHIETRLDNDRVINPALSNIEFSDTIAPQIFGAAVWQDNELAFTAPEAIEKGCIVTPVKNEFNLNLAVKIADYSRTPKENPMSVRRITMWRYDEKIFDERLDTLRFSRMTNIRNQLLWTEEADTAGDWHYINAKIAPLSTYTMEIEDFAGNVTKKKFSFRSKCKDNRDLQLTKTQTTPLFTAIARPMIDFFNCKNGMQFSAIGKDGVIAEDLCKVFEHKPIALAKVVDTYPNMTTIHYSASASQSGDGKAVDEDIQLFTYKKYQTSINWNTKLGNVAISQKISGIPVAGDTAIRVLAVTRNHTDSLDFIEFHPKGLQLKNWNVCIENPDNSAPLYWLGETSRNWFIFSKQNKGKKRCASANELRDIANIDNPDAPTLGFPYWADMIISGTRQTALRIPLMYKYDGIESGNDITVKAGNRWIAVEYDSEPREIVLESEKLPDAGEDITIQIKDEAGHKASYTITIPGM; this is translated from the coding sequence ATGAATAAGGTTAGGTTAACGACAAACAATTTTCTGAGAGGAGCCCTGGTCCTTGCGGCCGCGCTACTCCCCATCCACGCATTCGCCGAAGAATGCAACGAAGAAACCATGGACGCCTTCGCCTACGAAGATTGCGTCAAGGAGCAGCAGGGAATCTCCGTCAATAACGAAGATTTCAGCAGCACCGCCGCCCTGAAGGCCGAAAAGGAAGAAAGGGAAGCCGCCGCCAACAAGGTCGAACCTAAATACAATCCTTTTGGACGGGACGCCTACTTGACTTCAAGTTTCGGTGAAAATCGCGGAACCCGTTACCATGCCGGTCTGGATTACTCCACCCAGATGGAAGAAGGCTGGCCCATCTACGCCCCCGAAGACGGCGTGGTCAAGGAACTGAAGGTCTCCCCCTTCGGCTACGGCAAGGCCATGTACTTCCAGGGTCGTAGCGGCAAGACCTGGGTATTCGCCCACCAGAGCAGCTTCGGCGTGTTGGACGACCTGGTATCCAAGCAGCAGTACGCCACAAAGAAGAATGATGTAACCGTCAGACCGGGAACCGCATACAAGAAGGGCGACGTCCTGACCTATTCCGGAAGCACCGGCATCGGCAACCCCCATCTTCATATCGAAACCCGCCTGGACAACGACCGCGTCATCAACCCGGCACTGTCCAACATCGAATTTTCGGACACCATCGCCCCCCAGATTTTCGGCGCCGCCGTCTGGCAGGACAATGAATTGGCATTCACCGCCCCCGAAGCCATCGAAAAGGGCTGCATTGTCACCCCGGTCAAGAACGAATTCAATTTAAATCTGGCGGTAAAGATCGCCGACTACAGCCGCACTCCCAAAGAAAATCCCATGTCAGTCCGCCGCATCACCATGTGGCGTTACGACGAAAAGATTTTCGACGAACGTCTGGATACCTTGCGTTTCAGCCGCATGACCAATATCCGCAATCAGCTCCTCTGGACAGAAGAGGCGGACACCGCAGGCGACTGGCATTACATCAACGCAAAGATTGCCCCCCTTTCCACCTACACCATGGAAATCGAGGACTTTGCAGGAAACGTCACCAAGAAGAAATTCAGCTTCCGTTCCAAGTGCAAGGACAATCGAGATTTGCAGTTGACAAAGACCCAGACAACTCCGTTGTTCACAGCCATTGCCCGCCCCATGATCGATTTCTTTAACTGCAAGAACGGCATGCAGTTCTCCGCCATCGGAAAGGACGGTGTCATCGCAGAAGACCTGTGCAAAGTCTTTGAACACAAGCCTATCGCATTGGCCAAGGTGGTAGACACCTACCCCAACATGACAACCATCCACTATTCCGCAAGCGCTTCTCAGTCTGGCGATGGCAAGGCTGTTGACGAAGACATCCAGCTGTTCACCTACAAGAAATACCAGACCAGCATCAACTGGAATACCAAGCTGGGCAACGTAGCAATCAGCCAGAAGATTTCCGGCATTCCCGTTGCAGGCGATACCGCCATCCGCGTCTTGGCAGTCACCCGCAACCACACCGACAGCCTGGACTTCATCGAATTCCACCCCAAGGGATTGCAGCTGAAGAACTGGAACGTCTGTATCGAAAACCCCGACAATTCCGCTCCGCTCTACTGGCTGGGCGAAACCAGCCGCAACTGGTTCATTTTCAGCAAGCAGAACAAGGGCAAGAAGCGCTGCGCCAGCGCCAACGAACTTCGCGACATTGCCAACATCGACAATCCCGACGCACCCACTCTGGGCTTCCCCTACTGGGCCGACATGATCATCAGCGGCACCCGCCAGACAGCCCTCAGGATTCCCCTGATGTATAAGTACGACGGCATTGAATCCGGCAACGATATCACCGTCAAGGCAGGTAACAGGTGGATCGCAGTCGAATATGATTCCGAACCTCGCGAAATCGTCCTGGAAAGCGAAAAGCTCCCCGACGCCGGCGAAGACATCACCATCCAGATCAAGGATGAAGCCGGTCACAAGGCCAGCTACACCATCACGATTCCCGGAATGTAA
- a CDS encoding peptidylprolyl isomerase — protein sequence MAFNQLDKPQAGETIAIMTTNHGVMKLRLFEERVGECATNFIELAKQGKYDGAPFHRIISGFMIQGGDFTNRNGTGGHAAGGPGTTIGDKYDPCLTHMRGALSWAKTMMPHSIGSQFFIVHGEDVHFLDHPANGGPAEGYSVFGQLYEGFEVLDEIAGVKTDRRDAPYEDVIIESVKIEKA from the coding sequence ATGGCTTTTAATCAGCTGGACAAGCCCCAGGCAGGCGAAACCATCGCCATTATGACCACCAACCACGGCGTGATGAAGCTGCGTCTTTTCGAAGAACGTGTCGGCGAATGCGCTACCAACTTCATTGAACTGGCCAAGCAGGGCAAGTACGATGGCGCTCCGTTCCATCGTATCATCTCTGGCTTCATGATCCAGGGCGGCGACTTCACCAACCGTAACGGTACCGGTGGCCACGCTGCAGGCGGTCCGGGCACCACCATCGGCGACAAGTACGATCCGTGCCTCACCCACATGCGCGGCGCTCTCAGCTGGGCAAAGACCATGATGCCCCACTCCATCGGTTCCCAGTTCTTCATCGTCCACGGCGAAGATGTCCACTTCCTGGACCACCCGGCAAACGGCGGCCCCGCTGAAGGTTACTCCGTCTTCGGCCAGCTCTACGAAGGCTTCGAAGTCCTGGATGAAATCGCAGGCGTAAAGACCGACCGTCGCGACGCACCGTATGAAGACGTGATTATCGAATCCGTGAAGATCGAGAAAGCGTAA
- the pyrR gene encoding bifunctional pyr operon transcriptional regulator/uracil phosphoribosyltransferase PyrR, translated as MKDNCKIIRELLSAQAMEFALDEMAAKIAKIHPAADNLVILGMASRGIPLAKKLKARLDAKFGSPVAFGSLDATFYRDDFHFRNHVSTEMRVTEMPASVEGKTVILVDDVLYTGRSTLAAMRAILDLGRPAAIRLCVLVDRGHRELPIAPDCVGLAVETAQNQEVRVKIEPIDQENSVTLVEVEA; from the coding sequence ATGAAAGACAACTGCAAGATTATTCGTGAACTGCTGTCTGCCCAGGCCATGGAATTTGCCCTGGACGAGATGGCTGCAAAGATCGCAAAGATCCATCCTGCCGCCGACAATCTGGTGATTCTCGGTATGGCTAGTCGTGGCATTCCCCTGGCCAAGAAGCTGAAGGCCCGTCTGGATGCCAAGTTTGGTAGCCCTGTCGCATTCGGTAGCCTGGACGCTACTTTCTACCGTGATGACTTCCATTTCCGCAACCACGTTTCCACCGAAATGCGCGTTACCGAAATGCCTGCCTCCGTGGAAGGCAAGACCGTTATCCTGGTAGACGATGTTCTTTATACTGGCAGGTCTACCTTGGCTGCCATGCGTGCTATTCTGGACCTGGGTCGTCCTGCTGCAATTCGTCTCTGTGTGCTGGTGGACCGCGGCCACCGTGAACTTCCCATTGCTCCGGATTGCGTGGGCCTGGCTGTGGAAACCGCCCAGAATCAGGAAGTCCGCGTAAAGATTGAACCTATTGACCAAGAAAATTCTGTTACTCTCGTAGAAGTGGAGGCTTAA
- a CDS encoding aspartate carbamoyltransferase catalytic subunit, with translation MSALQIKHLFGLQGVSKQDIRTILDNAKQFREILERPVKKVPSLRGLTVVNLFFENSTRTRTSFELAEKRLSADTVNFTTASSSVKKGETLVDTLRNIESMKIDIVVVRHKGTGVPKFLADHSNAIVVNAGDGAHEHPTQGLLDMLTIEEKLGTLEGKKVAIIGDIRHSRVARSNIWGMTTMGAHVTLCGPSTLVPRNTELLQYPELAGSVSWETDVKKAVQDADAVIALRLQKERMDDALLPSMREYRNFFGITEEVLACCKDKVIIMHPGPINRGVELDSDIADGEHSVILDQVTNGVAVRMAVLFLLAGGRANEQA, from the coding sequence GTGAGCGCTTTGCAAATCAAGCATTTGTTCGGGCTCCAGGGCGTGTCCAAGCAGGACATTCGCACCATTTTGGATAATGCAAAACAGTTCCGTGAAATTCTGGAACGCCCCGTCAAGAAGGTGCCCAGCCTTCGCGGTCTTACCGTGGTGAACCTGTTCTTCGAAAACAGCACCCGTACCCGCACCAGTTTTGAGTTGGCCGAAAAGCGTCTGTCCGCTGACACTGTGAACTTCACTACTGCAAGCTCCAGTGTGAAGAAGGGTGAAACTCTGGTGGACACCCTCCGCAATATCGAATCCATGAAGATCGATATCGTGGTTGTCCGTCATAAGGGTACTGGCGTTCCCAAGTTCCTGGCAGACCATAGCAATGCAATTGTCGTGAATGCTGGCGATGGCGCCCACGAACATCCCACACAGGGCTTGCTGGACATGTTGACCATCGAAGAAAAGCTGGGTACACTTGAAGGCAAGAAGGTGGCGATTATCGGTGATATCCGCCATAGCCGTGTGGCCCGTTCCAACATTTGGGGTATGACCACCATGGGTGCCCATGTCACCCTTTGCGGCCCTTCCACTCTGGTTCCCCGCAATACTGAACTTCTCCAGTATCCCGAACTGGCTGGCTCCGTCAGCTGGGAAACTGACGTAAAGAAGGCTGTTCAGGATGCCGATGCTGTTATCGCCCTGCGTCTCCAGAAGGAACGTATGGATGACGCTCTTCTCCCCAGCATGCGTGAATACCGCAACTTCTTCGGTATCACGGAAGAAGTTCTTGCCTGCTGTAAGGACAAGGTGATCATTATGCATCCGGGTCCCATCAATCGTGGCGTGGAACTGGATTCCGACATCGCCGATGGTGAACATTCCGTAATTCTTGATCAGGTGACCAACGGCGTTGCTGTCCGTATGGCCGTACTCTTCCTGTTGGCTGGAGGTCGCGCAAATGAACAAGCCTAA
- a CDS encoding dihydroorotase → MNKPNVMNNVVLKNVRMWDGKQFVMNDKVAIADGYLADKNYFDNASEPAAVVDCEGALAIPALFALGVDFQEPLRDDVYTIKDGINAMRKGGFYGALYESAANPVDDSEKLAALENRLAGKDLKFAVLGAYSVEFGSDHLAEMMELAEGSEELDVCGVAGFGDGNASIPSTRFMRLAMEYGKMTGKRFFFQPMDKTLRKSGCVHEGAYSDMLGMKGIPRIAETISAYTVLELARFLQVPVHFKQVTCGETLDLIRDARKKGIDVTCDVNIYHLMFDDSILTTLDSAYHVLPPFRAATDREALWAGLADGTVNAISMNHTPILHQDKDVNFEDSLPGAVSLEVALPAIWKELVARLGEAKTIELLSTAPAKIAGVEPDAKRVNLVVLSEKSHVVKASEIAGHVCNTPLLGKEVPATIIGSYIGGVWTE, encoded by the coding sequence ATGAACAAGCCTAATGTTATGAATAATGTTGTTTTGAAGAACGTCCGCATGTGGGACGGCAAGCAGTTCGTGATGAACGATAAGGTGGCCATTGCCGATGGCTATCTTGCCGACAAGAATTATTTCGATAACGCAAGTGAACCTGCCGCTGTTGTGGATTGCGAAGGCGCTCTTGCCATTCCCGCCCTGTTTGCTCTGGGTGTGGATTTCCAGGAACCGCTCCGCGATGACGTCTATACCATCAAGGATGGTATCAATGCTATGCGTAAGGGAGGCTTCTACGGAGCCCTCTATGAAAGTGCTGCCAACCCGGTGGATGACAGCGAAAAGCTGGCCGCTCTTGAAAACCGTCTGGCAGGCAAGGACCTGAAGTTTGCTGTTCTTGGCGCCTATAGCGTTGAATTCGGCAGCGATCATTTGGCTGAAATGATGGAACTGGCTGAAGGTTCCGAAGAACTGGATGTATGTGGCGTGGCTGGCTTCGGCGATGGTAACGCAAGCATTCCGTCTACCCGCTTTATGCGTCTCGCCATGGAATACGGCAAGATGACCGGCAAGCGTTTCTTCTTCCAGCCCATGGACAAGACTTTGCGCAAGAGCGGTTGCGTTCACGAAGGGGCTTACTCCGACATGCTTGGCATGAAGGGCATTCCCCGTATTGCAGAAACCATTTCCGCTTACACCGTTCTGGAACTGGCCCGCTTCCTGCAGGTTCCCGTTCACTTCAAGCAGGTGACTTGCGGCGAAACTCTGGACCTGATCCGCGACGCTCGTAAGAAGGGCATCGACGTAACCTGCGACGTGAACATCTATCATCTGATGTTTGACGATTCCATCCTGACTACTCTGGATTCTGCTTACCATGTGCTGCCGCCGTTCCGCGCCGCCACAGACCGCGAAGCCCTGTGGGCTGGTCTTGCCGACGGTACCGTTAACGCCATCAGCATGAATCACACTCCGATCCTCCATCAGGATAAGGATGTGAACTTCGAAGATTCCCTGCCTGGCGCCGTTTCTCTGGAAGTGGCCCTGCCCGCCATCTGGAAGGAACTGGTGGCCCGTCTTGGAGAAGCTAAGACTATTGAACTTCTTTCTACCGCTCCGGCAAAGATTGCTGGCGTAGAACCGGACGCAAAGCGTGTGAACTTGGTTGTACTTTCCGAAAAGTCTCACGTGGTGAAGGCTTCTGAAATTGCTGGCCATGTCTGCAACACGCCGCTCCTTGGCAAGGAAGTTCCTGCGACTATCATCGGCTCCTACATCGGTGGTGTGTGGACTGAATGA